The genome window GGATGGATGTGCGCGAACTCGCGTCCGCGAGCGATGGATTCAGGGTGAGATAGAGGCAGGTCTTCGTCAAGCCAGATTGCCCGCGCCCCAGGCACGGAGATGACCGTCGGGCGGTTGGTCACATTCGGGAGGGAATATGCCAGCCGAAACAGTTCCGCATTTACTTCTGGCACAGGTTGTATACCAATCTGGGAATGCGGCATATTCTTGTTTGTCGGTGGACGCGTCCGCCTGCGTTGGGGAAGAGGGTTGTGTTCCATGATTTTTGATCCTTTCTAAGCGACTAAGGTTTTTGTAGTATTTCGGATTCCAGTGATTAACAGACGTTATGTACTTGCCGCTTTCAACCTCGCTCTGCATCTCGTCCGCGTTTAGCCCGACTTGCAGGGCGGCAAGAGGCAGGGCATCTCATTTGCTGATATCCTGTCTCTTGCCGTAGAACTTAAAGTTGGCTTTAGAATGCCAAGCTCAAGGCCCAGGGTTGGGGAATGGCAACGAACATCAGCGTGCAGCCCAACATGCAGAAATCTTTCATGAAGAAGGTCATGTCCATTTGGCGCTGCATGGGGTCTTGAATCGTCCAGAAGTTGTGCATGATGGATGCAACCGGGATGATAAACAGCACGATCAGGGCAATACCGACCAGCGGGTAAAGACCCAGCAGCAGGCTCAAGCCGCCCAGGATGATCATTGCGCCGCTGCCGCGCACGGCAAGCCCGGGAAACGGCA of Anaerolineales bacterium contains these proteins:
- a CDS encoding DoxX family membrane protein produces the protein MEIVFLIGRIITGVYWIFGGYAHFAQAQAMIPWTQSKGVPFPGLAVRGSGAMIILGGLSLLLGLYPLVGIALIVLFIIPVASIMHNFWTIQDPMQRQMDMTFFMKDFCMLGCTLMFVAIPQPWALSLAF